From a single Raphanus sativus cultivar WK10039 chromosome 3, ASM80110v3, whole genome shotgun sequence genomic region:
- the LOC130509668 gene encoding protein transport protein yos1-like, producing the protein MILGRVCFTERETMGFWTLMEGLLLFANALAILNEDRFLAPKGWTLAELHQTGKRNSLKGQIVGLIHACQYMRLPLMLFNLIVIVFKLFSG; encoded by the coding sequence ATGATCCTTGGGCGTGTGTGTTTCACAGAGAGAGAAACCATGGGGTTCTGGACACTGATGGAAGGACTGCTGCTATTTGCAAACGCACTTGCTATCCTCAACGAAGACCGTTTTCTAGCTCCAAAAGGATGGACACTCGCCGAGCTACACCAAACCGGCAAAAGAAACTCTCTCAAAGGCCAAATCGTTGGTCTCATCCACGCCTGCCAGTACATGAGGCTTCCCCTCATGCTCTTCAACTTAATTGTCATCGTCTTTAAACTCTTCTCCGGTTAA
- the LOC108844307 gene encoding protein NRT1/ PTR FAMILY 5.6 produces the protein MKPNNIGEELQDSYDDQHKWVLDSSLDSRGRVPLRARTGAWKAALFIIAIEFTERLSYFGLATNLVVYLTTIIHQDLKTAVKNVNYWSGVTTLMPLFGGFVADAYLGRYTTVLVASTIYLTGLVLLTMSWFIPGLKPCLEEVCVEPRKAHEIAFFIAIYLISIGTGGHKPCLESFGADQFDDDHVEERKMRMSYFNWWNVCLCAGILTAVTFLVYIEDRVGWGVAGIILTTLMAISLLIFLIGKPLYRYRTPSGSPLTPMLQVLVAAIAKRNLPYPSDPSLLHDVSKAEFTTGRLLSHTKHLKFLDKAAIIEDNTPLDLQKQSPWKLVTLTKVEEAKLIINVIPIWLSTLVFGICATQTNTFFIKQATIMDRHITSNNSFTVPPASIFSLTALSLIISLTIYDKLIVPSLRRITHNQRGINILQRIGTGMLFSVATMIIAALVEKQRLDRSEKNEPMSVIWLAPQFIVIGVADAFTLVGLQEYFYDQVPDSMRSLGIAIYLSVLGAASFLNNLLITVVDTIADDFSAKSWFGKDLNSSRLDRFYWFLAGVTAANICVFVFVAKRCPYKSVQPNQVVVDSSVSVAVA, from the exons ATGAAGCCTAATAATATTGGAGAAGAACTTCAAGATTCGTACGATGATCAACATAAATGGGTTCTTGATTCTTCCCTCGACAGCAGAGGACGTGTTCCTCTTCGGGCTCGAACTGGTGCTTGGAAAGCTGCACTCTTCATCATCG CAATCGAGTTCACCGAGAGACTGAGTTACTTTGGTTTAGCTACAAACTTAGTGGTCTATTTAACAACAATTATCCACCAAGATCTCAAGACGGCTGTGAAAAATGTGAACTACTGGTCAGGTGTCACTACTTTGATGCCTCTTTTTGGAGGCTTTGTAGCAGATGCTTATCTTGGCCGTTACACCACTGTCTTGGTTGCATCCACCATTTACCTTACG GGTTTGGTCCTTTTAACAATGTCCTGGTTTATACCAGGCTTGAAACCATGTCTCGAAGAAGTGTGCGTTGAACCTAGGAAAGCACATGAAATAGCCTTCTTCATTGCCATATACTTGATCTCCATAGGAACTGGAGGTCATAAGCCATGCCTTGAGAGCTTTGGTGCTGACCAGTTCGACGATGATCATgttgaagaaagaaagatgaGGATGTCTTATTTTAACTGGTGGAACGTTTGTCTATGTGCTGGTATCCTAACGGCTGTGACTTTCCTTGTCTATATCGAAGACCGGGTTGGTTGGGGTGTCGCCGGCATCATACTCACTACACTCATGGCTATTTCACTTCTCATCTTCCTCATTGGAAAACCACTTTATCGTTATAGGACACCTTCTGGTAGCCCTTTGACTCCTATGTTACAGGTACTTGTTGCCGCCATTGCCAAGAGAAACCTTCCTTATCCTTCAGATCCTTCTCTGCTGCATGACGTTTCCAAGGCAGAGTTTACAACTGGCCGGCTTCTCTCACACACAAAGCATCTTAA GTTTCTTGACAAGGCAGCAATAATTGAAGACAACACTCCTCTAGATCTCCAGAAACAGAGTCCATGGAAACTTGTAACGTTGACAAAAGTGGAGGAAGCAAAGCTGATCATCAACGTGATTCCCATATGGCTCTCCACATTAGTCTTTGGCATTTGTGCTACACAAACTAATACTTTCTTCATCAAACAAGCAACCATAATGGACAGACACATAACCAGTAACAACAGCTTCACAGTCCCTCCAGCTTCCATATTCTCCCTCACTGCTCTCTCACTGATCATTTCACTCACCATCTATGATAAACTCATCGTTCCCTCGCTGAGACGCATCACACATAATCAAAGAGGCATCAACATTCTCCAGAGAATCGGGACCGGTATGCTTTTCTCCGTTGCAACAATGATCATTGCAGCTCTTGTTGAGAAACAACGATTGGACCGTAGTGAAAAGAACGAACCAATGAGTGTGATATGGCTAGCTCCTCAGTTCATAGTCATTGGCGTTGCGGACGCGTTCACGCTCGTTGGACTTCAAGAGTACTTCTACGACCAAGTCCCTGATTCCATGAGAAGCTTAGGTATAGCGATTTACCTAAGCGTGTTAGGAGCAGCTAGCTTTCTTAACAATCTACTGATCACAGTGGTTGATACTATAGCTGATGATTTCTCGGCCAAGAGTTGGTTCGGGAAGGACCTGAACAGTAGCCGGTTGGACCGGTTCTACTGGTTCCTAGCCGGTGTAACTGCTGCTAATATATGTGTCTTTGTTTTTGTGGCGAAGAGATGTCCTTACAAAAGCGTGCAGCCAAACCAAGTCGTTGTCGACTCGTCCGTGTCCGTTGCCGTTGcctga
- the LOC130509086 gene encoding phosphatidylinositol:ceramide inositolphosphotransferase 2-like translates to MTLYIRRESSKLWKRFCSEIATEIGLLADNWKYLLAGLILQYIHGLAAKGVHYIHRPAPTLQDLGFFLLPELGQERSYISETLFTSVFLSFFLWTFHPFILKTKKIYTVLIWCRVLAFLVACQFLRVITFYSTQLPGPNYHCRQGSKVARLPWPKSPLEVLEINPHGVMYGCGDLIFSSHMIFTLVFVLTYHKYGTRRFIKLFGWLTAFVQSLLIIASRKHYTVDVVVAWYTVNLVVFCLDKKLPELPDRTTVLLPVVSKERTKEENNHKLLNGNGADPPADWRPRAQVNGKIDSNGVHTDNSMNGA, encoded by the exons atgacgcTTTACATTCGTCGTGAATCTTCCAAg cTATGGAAGAGGTTTTGCTCTGAGATAGCGACGGAGATAGGTCTTCTCGCTGACAACTGGAAGTACCTTCTCGCTGGTCTTATCCTTCAG TACATTCATGGTTTAGCTGCTAAAGGAGTACATTATATTCATCGCCCTGCACCTACTCTCCAGGATCTTGGCTTCTTTCTTCTTCCG GAGCTTGGTCAAGAGAGAAGCTACATAAGTGAGACCCTCTTCACtagtgtttttctttctttcttcctg TGGACTTTCCATCCATTCATCTTGAAAACCAAAAAGATTTACACTGTCTTGATATGGTGTAGAGTTCTAGCATTCTTAGTT GCCTGCCAGTTTCTCCGTGTTATCACTTTCTATTCGACTCAGCTTCCTGGCCCAAACTATCACTGTCGCCAG GGCTCTAAAGTTGCCAGGTTGCCATGGCCCAAAAGCCCTCTTGAGGTTCTCGAGATTAACC CTCATGGGGTGATGTACGGATGTGGAGACCTGATATTCTCATCGCACATGATATTCACGCTAGTCTTTGTCCTCACTTACCACAAGTACGGCACTAGAAGGTTCATAAAGCTGTTTGGGTGGCTCACTGCTTTCGTGCAGAGCCTCTTGATCATTGCCTCCCGTAAACATTACACTGTCGATGTCGTTGTTGCCTG GTACACCGTTAACTTGGTGGTCTTCTGTCTTGACAAGAAGTTACCAG AATTACCAGACCGGACTACGGTGTTGCTCCCTGTAGTGTCGAAAGAGAGAACGAAAGAAGAGAACAACCACAAGCTGTTGAATGGGAACGGTGCTGATCCTCCTGCTGACTGG AGACCGAGGGCTCAAGTGAACGGGAAGATAGATAGCAACGGAGTTCACACTGATAACTCAATGAATGGCGCATGA
- the LOC130509151 gene encoding uncharacterized protein LOC130509151, whose protein sequence is MAAMVGFHLSCSKPISFSSSISSPPDSLRSKLSLLSLNPSLQPRKSTVIRMGGGPRTFPGGVSKWQWKRMQAKKQKQLLKARLSRERQIYEMRKRAELKAAVAELERPWEPVQKPPNLFSVCADEQVKVLADRFQKPGGFDLWTDRDGPQLFDAGVGDDLPSARFFPKGVVHSVKPYRSLPVSGESDGEEGSRKREGVGGARRGRRVRKEDEGKRVENRVVSGGKSRNGRRSSQVYDMTLQNDGRYEVGS, encoded by the coding sequence ATGGCCGCGATGGTCGGATTCCACCTCTCCTGCTCCAAACCaatctccttctcctcctcaaTCTCCTCACCACCGGACTCTCTCCGCTCAAaactctctctcctctctctaaaCCCCTCTCTGCAACCGCGAAAATCAACCGTCATCCGCATGGGCGGCGGTCCGAGAACGTTCCCCGGCGGCGTATCAAAGTGGCAGTGGAAGAGGATGCAGGCGAAGAAGCAGAAACAGCTCCTCAAGGCGCGTTTATCCCGCGAACGCCAGATCTACGAGATGCGCAAACGCGCGGAGCTGAAAGCTGCGGTGGCCGAGCTCGAGCGGCCGTGGGAGCCGGTTCAGAAACCCCCGAATCTGTTCTCGGTCTGCGCCGACGAGCAGGTTAAGGTTCTAGCGGACCGGTTTCAGAAACCGGGCGGGTTTGATCTCTGGACCGATAGGGATGGCCCGCAGCTGTTTGACGCCGGCGTTGGTGATGATTTGCCTTCCGCTAGGTTCTTCCCTAAAGGTGTCGTTCACAGCGTGAAACCGTACCGGAGCTTACCGGTCTCCGGTGAGTCTGACGGAGAAGAGGGTTCGAGGAAACGGGAAGGAGTCGGTGGAGCGCGTCGTGGTCGGAGGGTGAGGAAGGAAGATGAAGGGAAGAGGGTGGAGAATCGTGTTGTGAGTGGCGGGAAATCAAGAAACGGAAGAAGGTCGTCTCAGGTATACGATATGACTTTGCAGAACGACGGGAGATACGAAGTTGGATCTTAG
- the LOC108838015 gene encoding uncharacterized protein LOC108838015, translating to MTEIDLEQGPAYGYHRRSDVSVYYTDGEGEEDVTSCYSYFYSTTTTGGLYEYEGGESRKVSSMMSSSSSEMDVDEATAPPEKDCRICHLGVVETSGGGAMELGCSCKDDLAVAHRQCAETWFKIKGDKICEICQSVARNVGGANEMVMVTVVDERELRNGEETVALGAIENRWQPQRMVNIVLACMVFGFFISWLFHFHVSSSS from the exons ATGACAGAGATCGATTTAGAACAAGGACCGGCGTACGGATATCACCGGAGAAGTGACGTCAGCGTGTATTATACAgacggagaaggagaagaagatgtgaCGTCATGCTACTCTTACTTCTATTCGACTACGACGACGGGAGGATTGTACGAATACGAAGGAGGAGAGTCGAGGAAAGTGTCGTCGATGATGAGTAGTAGCTCATCGGAGATGGATGTTGATGAAGCGACGGCGCCGCCGGAGAAAGACTGTAGGATATGTCACTTGGGGGTCGTGGAAACGAGCGGTGGAGGTGCGATGGAGTTAGGGTGTTCGTGTAAGGATGATTTGGCTGTTGCTCATAGACAGTGTGCTGAAACTTGGTTCAAGATCAAAGGCGACAA AATCTGCGAGATATGCCAATCGGTAGCCAGAAACGTGGGCGGTGCAAACGAGATGGTAATGGTAACGGTGGTGGACGAGAGAGAGTTAAGAAACGGCGAGGAAACGGTGGCCTTGGGAGCGATAGAGAATAGGTGGCAGCCACAGAGAATGGTGAATATAGTGTTAGCTTGTATGGTCTTTGGCTTCTTTATTTCATGGCTCTTCCATTTCcatgtttcatcttcttcatga
- the LOC130509634 gene encoding protein MIZU-KUSSEI 1-like: MTKINALCRCLLPCITPPTNPTTASSSTTTTGVTKKRLSTSLRDDIIDVQDSASSSEATSFSSSAVDSGSLSPVAPQRPSRTMVIGTLFGRRKGHVWFCVQHDRLSVKPLLLLELSITTNQLVHEMDSGLVRVALECPTRQELKSCSLKSVPVWTMFCNGRKSGFAVRRSASEETRVMLKRLESTTVGAGVLPCGSGSDLDEVMYMRASYEHVVGSSDSESFHLINPDANSAQELSIFLLRTSS, encoded by the coding sequence ATGACGAAGATCAACGCTCTATGCCGTTGTCTCCTCCCGTGCATCACACCTCCGACGAATCCAACCACCGCGTCAtcatccaccaccaccaccggagTCACCAAGAAACGTCTCAGCACTTCTCTCAGAGACGACATCATCGACGTTCAAGACTCAGCCTCTTCCTCCGAGGccacctccttctcctcctccgccgtcgACTCAGGTTCCCTCTCCCCCGTCGCGCCGCAGAGACCGTCGAGGACGATGGTGATCGGCACGCTTTTCGGGAGGAGAAAGGGACACGTGTGGTTCTGCGTCCAGCACGACCGTCTCTCCGTCAaacccctcctcctcctcgagCTTTCAATCACCACGAACCAGCTCGTCCACGAGATGGACTCGGGTCTCGTCCGAGTCGCTCTCGAGTGCCCCACACGACAGGAACTCAAGTCTTGCTCGCTGAAATCCGTGCCGGTGTGGACGATGTTCTGCAACGGGAGGAAGTCGGGTTTTGCTGTGAGGAGGAGCGCAAGTGAAGAGACGAGGGTGATGCTGAAGAGGTTGGAGTCCACTACGGTTGGTGCGGGGGTGCTGCCGTGTGGATCCGGGTCGGATCTTGATGAGGTGATGTATATGAGAGCGAGTTATGAGCATGTTGTGGGTAGCTCTGACTCGGAGTCTTTCCATCTAATTAACCCTGATGCTAACTCTGCTCAAGAACTCAGCATCTTCTTGCTAAGGACGTCTTCCTAA